A portion of the Polaribacter cellanae genome contains these proteins:
- a CDS encoding COX15/CtaA family protein, with translation MKSRFQKVVKLAIISLYLIFLAGSVVRMTGSGMGCPDWPKCFGHYIPPTSESQITWKPNTEFKKGFIIIKDETLFVAEHDLRTAAKFNIKNWKKYTKHDYNKFNKYHTWTEYINRLVSVLAGFVFLFLIYGAYKNRKKDKRIPILAYTAFFLMLFEAWLGKTVVDSNLTPTIITIHMVVGLIIIALLLWLQFIVTNNKKVYKYNSLFNKLLIASVIFSLIQIAMGTQVRQFIDEQVKLYGFENKNYSLMNPSFKFYFHRSFTIAIVLVNLGLLYLNQLKNLGYKLVNWIVFLIFLETITGILMYYADIPFGTQTVHLLAGAILFGLQFYLWLQASVASRS, from the coding sequence ATGAAAAGTAGATTCCAAAAAGTTGTAAAACTTGCTATAATTTCTTTGTATTTAATTTTTTTAGCGGGTTCTGTAGTTAGAATGACGGGATCTGGAATGGGGTGCCCAGATTGGCCAAAATGTTTTGGACATTACATTCCACCAACTTCCGAGTCGCAAATTACTTGGAAACCAAATACAGAATTTAAAAAAGGGTTTATCATTATAAAAGACGAAACTTTATTTGTTGCGGAACACGACTTAAGAACTGCAGCAAAATTCAACATAAAAAACTGGAAAAAATACACCAAACACGATTATAATAAATTTAACAAATACCATACTTGGACAGAGTACATCAACAGGCTGGTTTCTGTTTTAGCTGGTTTCGTTTTTCTCTTTTTAATTTATGGCGCTTATAAAAATAGAAAGAAAGACAAACGAATTCCTATACTTGCTTACACAGCTTTCTTTTTAATGCTTTTTGAAGCTTGGCTTGGAAAAACTGTTGTAGACTCTAACTTAACACCAACAATTATTACTATTCATATGGTGGTTGGTTTAATAATTATTGCACTTTTATTGTGGTTGCAGTTTATAGTTACTAATAATAAAAAGGTTTACAAATACAATTCATTATTTAATAAATTACTAATTGCTTCTGTTATTTTTTCGTTGATACAAATTGCAATGGGAACACAAGTAAGACAGTTTATAGACGAGCAAGTAAAATTATACGGTTTCGAAAACAAGAATTATAGTTTAATGAATCCGAGTTTTAAATTCTACTTTCACAGATCTTTTACCATTGCAATTGTGTTGGTAAACTTAGGGTTATTGTATTTAAATCAATTGAAAAATTTAGGATATAAACTCGTAAATTGGATTGTTTTCTTAATCTTCTTAGAAACCATTACAGGAATTTTAATGTATTATGCTGATATTCCTTTTGGAACGCAAACAGTACATTTATTGGCTGGCGCAATTTTATTTGGTTTACAGTTTTATTTGTGGTTGCAAGCTTCAGTTGCCAGTCGCAGTTAG
- a CDS encoding molybdenum cofactor biosynthesis protein MoaE has protein sequence MKRTSIKITSKKLDLQECYNFVEDDSCGGISAFIGTVRNDTQGKQVTQLDFSTYKPMALKEMQKIADLALEKFPIHKIAIHHAEGMLQIGEIPVIITASSKHRKATFEACEFAIDTLKETVPIWKKEYFSDGEVWVNAHP, from the coding sequence ATGAAGAGAACTTCCATTAAAATAACATCTAAAAAATTAGATTTACAAGAATGCTACAATTTTGTAGAAGACGATTCTTGTGGCGGAATTTCCGCATTTATTGGAACTGTAAGAAACGACACACAAGGAAAACAAGTTACGCAACTCGACTTTTCCACATACAAACCAATGGCGCTTAAAGAAATGCAGAAAATTGCAGATTTGGCTTTAGAGAAATTCCCTATTCATAAAATAGCAATTCATCACGCAGAAGGCATGTTACAAATAGGAGAAATTCCTGTAATTATAACAGCCTCTTCCAAACACAGAAAAGCAACTTTCGAAGCCTGTGAATTTGCCATAGATACTTTAAAAGAAACTGTTCCCATCTGGAAAAAAGAATATTTTTCTGATGGCGAAGTTTGGGTAAATGCGCATCCGTGA
- a CDS encoding DUF3817 domain-containing protein — MKTIFRIVSFLEGISYLLLLFIAVPIKYFQDDASYVKMLGMPHGILFMLYIVLAFMLQKPMKWNNKTLGIVMLASVLPFGTFYIDKKYLR, encoded by the coding sequence ATGAAGACTATATTTAGAATTGTTAGCTTTTTAGAAGGAATTTCTTATTTATTACTGCTTTTTATTGCAGTTCCTATCAAATATTTTCAAGATGATGCTTCGTACGTGAAAATGTTAGGAATGCCTCATGGAATTTTATTCATGCTTTATATTGTTTTAGCTTTTATGTTGCAAAAACCTATGAAATGGAACAATAAAACATTAGGAATTGTAATGTTAGCTTCTGTTTTGCCTTTTGGTACTTTTTATATTGATAAGAAGTATTTGAGGTAG
- a CDS encoding MoaD/ThiS family protein, with product MKIKTLFFGITSDLLATNNLEITVSENSSVKDFKLLLKEKYPQLKNINSYAIAVNEEYAADDLVLKESDVLAVIPPVSGG from the coding sequence ATGAAAATAAAAACACTTTTTTTCGGAATTACTTCAGATTTGCTAGCAACAAATAATTTAGAAATTACGGTTTCAGAAAACAGCTCTGTAAAAGATTTTAAATTATTACTAAAAGAAAAATACCCACAATTAAAAAATATAAACTCTTACGCAATTGCAGTAAATGAAGAATATGCAGCAGACGATTTGGTTTTAAAAGAAAGTGATGTTCTTGCTGTGATTCCTCCTGTTAGTGGAGGGTAG
- a CDS encoding DUF5686 and carboxypeptidase regulatory-like domain-containing protein yields MKKITLLFLLFTITTSLAQVKGTITNTKDEPLSSVSIYIDKTNKGTTSNNNGKYVLELSKKGKYTIIYQFLGYETVKKEVNITSFPFELNAKLKEENVVLDEISISTKDNPANTIIRNTIDNKGKNTDKYANYTAKFYSRGLIKIDDAPESFLGESLGDFGGGLDSTRSGIIYLSETFSNISFQKKPKKFKENIVASKVSGQDRGVSFNRAEDSKIDLYENSIEIFNNLISPISTNAFSYYKYKLEGTFYDPNGKLINKIKLTPKRKGDRVFEGFIYIVEDDWAVYGADLTTTGAQVNIPIVNSLKLKQSYNYSDEIAGWVLRTQTIDFDIKLFSFKPNGKFSYAYSKYDFKPNFNKNTFTNEVLTFEKNATEKDSVYWNKLRPVPLTKEETKDYLIKDSIKVVRKSKKYLDSIDAKGNKFGLLDPLMGYSYRNSYENKSFSYHGPLLRTSFNTVQGLNTSAGIRYFKQLNKKGKWWTAGANVNYGFSDKRVRPTFYFTKKWNNFSRPRLTVFAGVTTPQFNDKEPITKLNNLFSSLLDRLNYLKIYEKQFTKISYSEEIKNGVYFSSSLEFAKRKPLFNTTNYSFAPQDKNGGYTSNNPLDPTDFTNAAFETHNIATLNVGVTFVIGQKYLSYPNRKTNVGGSKFPRINVQYTKRFGASNSELNSDLLTASLRQNLNAGNYGAFEYNIRGGVFLKKKNIAFMDKLQVSGNQFTIPLNNQLTSFGLLDYYKFYTNDKYVEAHAQHNFRGAILGKVPLLNKLNFHLVGGVKGLFMANKKPYTEVSVGLGNVGFGKWRLLRIDYVRSNYGGISNDGFLFRLNLPFN; encoded by the coding sequence ATGAAAAAAATTACTTTACTATTTCTACTATTTACTATAACTACAAGTCTTGCACAAGTAAAAGGAACCATTACAAATACCAAAGACGAACCACTTTCTTCGGTTAGTATTTATATAGATAAAACCAATAAAGGAACTACTTCTAATAATAATGGAAAATATGTTTTAGAGCTTTCTAAAAAAGGAAAATACACCATTATTTATCAGTTCTTAGGGTATGAAACCGTAAAAAAAGAAGTAAATATTACTTCTTTTCCTTTTGAATTGAATGCAAAATTGAAAGAAGAAAATGTTGTTTTAGATGAGATTTCTATTTCTACGAAAGACAATCCTGCAAATACAATTATTAGAAATACAATTGATAATAAAGGAAAGAACACAGATAAATATGCAAATTACACTGCCAAATTTTATTCTCGTGGTTTAATTAAAATAGACGATGCTCCAGAAAGTTTTTTAGGAGAAAGTTTAGGCGATTTTGGTGGAGGTTTAGATTCTACCAGAAGCGGAATTATTTATTTATCAGAAACATTTTCTAACATTTCATTTCAGAAAAAACCAAAGAAATTTAAAGAAAATATTGTAGCTTCCAAGGTTTCTGGACAAGATCGTGGTGTAAGTTTTAACAGGGCAGAAGATTCTAAAATCGATTTATATGAGAATAGTATCGAAATTTTCAATAATTTAATATCACCAATTTCTACAAATGCTTTTAGTTACTATAAATATAAATTAGAAGGTACTTTTTACGATCCGAATGGAAAACTCATCAACAAAATAAAACTGACTCCAAAAAGAAAAGGAGATCGTGTTTTTGAAGGTTTTATTTATATTGTAGAAGACGATTGGGCAGTGTATGGAGCAGATTTAACAACAACTGGTGCTCAAGTAAATATTCCCATTGTAAATTCTTTAAAATTAAAACAGAGTTATAATTATTCGGATGAAATAGCAGGTTGGGTGTTAAGAACGCAAACGATAGATTTCGATATTAAGCTTTTCAGTTTTAAGCCGAATGGAAAATTTTCTTATGCATATTCTAAATACGACTTTAAGCCAAATTTTAATAAAAATACATTTACCAACGAAGTTTTAACGTTCGAGAAAAATGCCACTGAAAAAGATTCTGTATATTGGAATAAATTACGTCCTGTTCCTTTAACTAAAGAAGAAACGAAAGATTATTTAATAAAAGATAGTATTAAAGTAGTTCGAAAATCGAAGAAATATTTAGATTCTATCGATGCAAAAGGGAACAAATTTGGTTTATTAGATCCATTAATGGGGTATTCTTACAGAAATTCTTATGAAAACAAATCTTTTTCTTACCATGGACCGCTGTTAAGAACAAGTTTTAATACAGTGCAAGGTTTAAACACCTCTGCTGGTATTCGTTATTTTAAACAGTTAAATAAAAAAGGAAAATGGTGGACTGCAGGTGCCAACGTAAATTATGGTTTTTCTGATAAAAGAGTAAGACCCACTTTTTATTTTACTAAAAAATGGAACAATTTTTCCAGACCAAGATTAACTGTTTTTGCAGGTGTTACAACTCCGCAATTTAATGATAAAGAGCCAATTACAAAACTGAATAACCTTTTTAGTTCTTTGTTAGATCGTTTAAATTATTTAAAAATCTACGAAAAACAGTTTACAAAAATTAGTTATTCCGAAGAAATAAAAAATGGTGTTTATTTTTCTTCTTCATTAGAATTTGCGAAAAGAAAACCTTTATTTAATACCACCAATTATTCGTTTGCACCACAAGATAAAAACGGAGGTTATACTTCTAACAATCCTTTAGACCCTACAGATTTTACAAATGCTGCTTTCGAAACTCATAATATTGCGACTTTAAATGTAGGTGTAACGTTTGTTATTGGACAGAAATATTTGTCTTATCCAAATCGTAAAACCAATGTTGGTGGTTCTAAATTTCCAAGAATAAATGTACAGTACACAAAAAGGTTTGGAGCTTCTAATTCGGAATTAAATTCCGATTTGCTAACAGCTAGTCTAAGGCAAAATTTAAATGCTGGAAATTATGGCGCATTCGAATATAACATTCGAGGAGGTGTTTTTTTAAAAAAGAAAAATATTGCTTTTATGGATAAGTTACAAGTATCTGGTAACCAGTTTACTATTCCATTAAATAATCAATTAACCAGTTTTGGTTTGTTAGATTATTACAAGTTTTACACAAACGATAAATATGTAGAAGCGCATGCACAACACAATTTTAGAGGTGCTATTTTAGGAAAAGTGCCATTATTAAATAAATTAAACTTTCATTTAGTGGGTGGTGTAAAAGGGCTTTTTATGGCAAATAAAAAACCATATACAGAGGTTTCTGTTGGTCTTGGAAATGTTGGTTTTGGAAAATGGCGTCTTTTAAGAATAGATTATGTGCGTTCTAATTACGGAGGTATTTCTAATGATGGATTTTTATTTCGTTTAAACCTCCCTTTTAATTAA
- a CDS encoding NADP-dependent malic enzyme, whose amino-acid sequence MSDSRKRHEALLYHAKPKPGKIEVVPTKKYATQHDLALAYSPGVAEPCLEIAKNKNNAYKYTSKGNLVAVISNGTAVLGLGDIGPEASKPVMEGKGLLFKIFADIDVFDIEVDATDVEHFIATVKAIAPTFGGINLEDIKAPEAFEIETRLKAELDIPVMHDDQHGTAIISAAALKNAIDISEKDITKVKIVVNGAGAAAISCTRLYLKLGVKRENVVMCDSKGVIRKDRENLSSQKAEFATNQDISTLEEAMQNADVFIGLSMGNVVTPEMLLSMAKNPIVFAMANPVPEINYDLAVATRDDIIMATGRSDHPNQVNNVLGFPFIFRGALDVRATKINEEMKMAAVHALADLAKKSVPEQVNIVYDEVSLTYGKEYIIPKPFDPRLIYEIPPAIAKAAMDSGVALEPITDWNRYREELMERSGSGSKEIRLLHNRAKSNPKRIVFAEADHLDVLKAAQRVYEEKLGKPILLGRKEVILELKEEIGFTEDVPIIDPKTDEESERRNRFGEAYWKTRQRKGRTFSEAKKLMRERNYFAAMMVNEGEADALITGYSRPYPSVVKPMLELIERDKDVSRIAACNLMLTKQGPLFLADTTINENPSAKELAKIAQMTGKFASMFGMKPNIAMLSYSNFGSSNSETSKKIREAVSYIHRNFPNVVIDGEIQADFALNPELLAKEFPFSKLNGKKVNVLIFPNLESANITYKLMKEVQGAESIGPVILGFDKPVHILQLGASVDEMVNMAALAVVDAQQKEKRKNK is encoded by the coding sequence ATGAGTGATTCTAGAAAAAGACACGAAGCTTTACTATACCACGCAAAACCAAAACCTGGAAAAATTGAAGTTGTTCCTACAAAAAAGTATGCGACACAACACGATTTAGCATTGGCATACTCTCCAGGAGTTGCAGAACCTTGTTTGGAAATTGCCAAAAATAAAAACAATGCTTACAAATATACATCTAAAGGAAATTTAGTAGCCGTAATTTCTAATGGAACTGCAGTTTTAGGATTGGGCGATATTGGTCCTGAAGCTTCTAAACCTGTCATGGAAGGAAAAGGTTTGTTATTTAAAATATTTGCAGATATCGATGTTTTCGATATTGAAGTAGACGCTACAGATGTAGAGCATTTTATAGCCACAGTAAAAGCAATTGCACCAACTTTCGGTGGCATTAATTTAGAAGATATAAAAGCGCCAGAAGCGTTCGAAATAGAAACAAGGTTAAAAGCAGAGCTAGACATTCCTGTAATGCATGACGACCAGCATGGAACTGCTATTATTTCTGCGGCTGCATTAAAAAATGCGATTGATATTTCCGAAAAAGACATTACCAAAGTAAAAATAGTAGTAAATGGTGCTGGAGCTGCAGCAATTTCTTGTACTCGATTGTATTTAAAATTGGGTGTAAAAAGAGAAAATGTAGTTATGTGCGACAGTAAAGGTGTTATCAGAAAAGATAGAGAAAACCTAAGTTCACAAAAAGCTGAATTTGCAACAAACCAAGATATTTCTACTTTAGAAGAAGCCATGCAAAATGCAGATGTATTTATTGGTCTTTCCATGGGAAATGTGGTTACACCAGAAATGCTGTTGTCGATGGCAAAAAACCCAATTGTTTTTGCAATGGCAAATCCTGTTCCAGAAATAAATTACGATTTGGCAGTTGCCACCAGAGACGATATTATTATGGCAACTGGAAGATCGGACCATCCTAATCAAGTGAACAACGTGCTTGGTTTTCCGTTTATTTTTAGAGGCGCTTTAGATGTTAGAGCCACTAAAATTAACGAGGAAATGAAAATGGCAGCTGTACATGCTTTGGCAGATTTGGCTAAAAAATCGGTGCCAGAGCAAGTAAATATTGTGTACGATGAAGTAAGTTTAACCTATGGAAAAGAATACATTATTCCAAAACCATTCGATCCAAGATTAATCTATGAAATTCCTCCAGCCATTGCAAAAGCAGCAATGGATTCTGGTGTGGCTCTAGAACCAATTACAGATTGGAACAGATATCGCGAAGAGTTAATGGAACGTTCTGGTTCTGGTTCTAAAGAAATTAGATTATTACATAACAGAGCGAAAAGCAATCCAAAACGTATTGTTTTTGCGGAAGCAGATCATTTAGATGTGTTAAAAGCTGCACAAAGAGTCTATGAAGAAAAGTTAGGAAAACCAATTCTTTTAGGAAGAAAAGAAGTTATTTTAGAACTAAAAGAAGAAATAGGTTTTACGGAAGATGTGCCAATTATAGACCCAAAAACAGACGAAGAAAGCGAAAGAAGAAATCGTTTTGGTGAAGCTTATTGGAAAACACGTCAAAGAAAAGGGCGTACTTTTTCTGAAGCAAAAAAATTAATGCGGGAGCGTAATTATTTTGCAGCAATGATGGTAAATGAAGGTGAGGCAGACGCTTTAATTACTGGATACTCAAGACCTTACCCATCTGTAGTAAAACCCATGTTAGAATTAATTGAAAGAGATAAAGATGTTTCTAGAATTGCAGCTTGTAATTTAATGTTAACCAAACAAGGTCCTTTATTTTTAGCAGATACCACCATTAACGAGAATCCCTCTGCGAAAGAATTAGCGAAAATTGCTCAAATGACAGGTAAATTTGCAAGTATGTTTGGTATGAAACCTAACATTGCTATGTTATCTTATTCTAATTTTGGTTCCTCAAATTCAGAAACTTCTAAGAAAATTAGAGAAGCGGTTTCTTACATTCATCGTAATTTCCCAAATGTGGTGATTGATGGAGAAATTCAAGCAGATTTTGCACTGAATCCAGAATTGTTAGCAAAAGAGTTTCCTTTTTCTAAATTGAATGGAAAAAAAGTAAATGTGCTGATTTTCCCAAATTTAGAATCTGCAAACATTACTTATAAATTAATGAAAGAAGTACAAGGTGCAGAATCTATTGGCCCAGTAATTTTAGGTTTCGATAAACCTGTACATATTTTACAATTAGGTGCAAGTGTAGACGAAATGGTAAATATGGCTGCTTTGGCAGTTGTAGATGCGCAACAAAAAGAAAAGAGGAAAAATAAGTAG
- the ruvA gene encoding Holliday junction branch migration protein RuvA — MITQVRGRLVEKSPTEVVVDCNGVGYLLHISLHTFSSLPEDENVVLYTHLSIREDAHTLFGFISKTEREVFKLLISVSGVGPSIARTMCSSMTSEEIQNAIASENVAVIQSVKGIGAKTAQRVIVDLKDKILKTFNMDEVSLSVSNTNKDEALSALEVLGFQRKQSDKLVSAILKENSDASVEQIIKLALKSL, encoded by the coding sequence ATGATTACACAAGTTAGAGGAAGATTAGTTGAGAAAAGTCCGACAGAAGTTGTTGTCGATTGTAATGGCGTTGGATATTTATTGCATATTTCTTTACATACATTTTCTAGTTTACCAGAAGATGAAAATGTTGTTTTATACACACATTTATCTATTAGAGAAGACGCACATACGTTGTTTGGGTTTATCAGTAAAACAGAAAGAGAGGTTTTTAAATTGCTAATTTCTGTTTCTGGTGTGGGACCAAGCATTGCTAGAACCATGTGTTCTTCGATGACTTCAGAAGAAATACAAAATGCAATTGCATCCGAAAATGTGGCTGTAATACAATCTGTAAAAGGAATTGGCGCAAAAACTGCACAAAGAGTTATTGTAGATTTAAAAGATAAAATCTTAAAGACCTTTAATATGGATGAAGTTTCTCTGTCTGTGAGCAATACAAATAAAGATGAAGCGTTATCTGCTTTAGAAGTTTTAGGTTTTCAAAGAAAACAGTCAGACAAGCTGGTTTCTGCAATTTTGAAGGAAAATTCAGATGCTTCTGTAGAGCAAATCATAAAATTAGCCTTAAAAAGTTTATAA